A window of the Vicugna pacos chromosome 32, VicPac4, whole genome shotgun sequence genome harbors these coding sequences:
- the POLE gene encoding DNA polymerase epsilon catalytic subunit A isoform X1 has translation MVLRNTGRRRAEPGADGEASRDDGPSSSVSALKRLERSQWTDKMDMRFGFERLKEPGEKTGWLINMHPTEILDEDKRLVSAVDYYFIQDDGSRFKVALPYKPYFYVATRRGCEREVSSFLSKKFQGKIAKVETVPKEDLDLPNHLVGLKRNYIKLSFNTVEDLVKVRKEISPAVKKNREQSHASDAYTAMLSSVLQGGSVITDEEEASKKIADQSDNIVDMREYDVPYHIRLSIDLKIHVAHWYNVRYRGNAFPVEITRRDDLVERPDPVVLAFDIETTKLPLKFPDAETDQIMMISYMIDGQGYLITNREIVSEDIEDFEFTPKPEYEGPFCVFNEPDEVHLLQRWFEHVQETKPTIVVTYNGDFFDWPFVEARAAVNGLSMYQEIGFQKDSQGEYKAPQCIHMDCLRWVKRDSYLPVGSHNLKAAAKAKLGYDPVELDPEDMCRMATEQPQTLATYSVSDAVATYYLYMKYVHPFIFALCTIIPMEPDEVLRKGSGTLCEALLMVQAFHANIIFPNKQEQEFNKLTDDGHVLDAETYVGGHVEALESGVFRSDIPCRFRMNPAAFDFLLQRVEKTMRHAIEEEEKVPMEQVTNFQEVCDQIKTKLSSLKDVPNRIECPLIYHLDVGAMYPNIILTNRLQPSAMVDEATCAACDFNKPGANCQRKMAWQWRGEFMPASRSEYHRIQHQLESEKFPPLTPEGPARAFHELSREEQAKYEKRRLADYCRKAYKKIHVTKVEERLTTICQRENSFYVDTVRAFRDRRYEFKGLHKVWKKKLSAAVEAGDAAEVKRCRNMEVLYDSLQLAHKCILNSFYGYVMRKGARWYSMEMAGIVCFTGANIITQARELIEQIGRPLELDTDGIWCVLPNSFPENFVIKTTSVKKPKVTISYPGAMLNIMVKEGFTNDQYQELAEPSSLTYVTRSENSIFFEVDGPYLAMILPASKEEGKKLKKRYAVFNEDGSLAELKGFEVKRRGELQLIKIFQSSVFEAFLKGSTLEEVYSSVAKVADYWLDVLYSKAANMPDSELFELISENRSMSRKLEDYGEQKSTSISTAKRLAEFLGDQMVKDAGLSCRYIISRKPEGSPVTERAIPLAIFQAEPTVRKHFLRKWLKSSSLQDFDIRTILDWDYYIERLGSAIQKIITIPAALQQVKNPVPRVKHPDWLHKKLLEKNDVCKQKKISELFVLEGKRQVGVAQASGGAQSLAAPDMEDFGLVKPLPSAVPVATKRKRILWESQEESQDLELTMPWQEILGQPPALGSTQEEWLVWLRFHKKKWQLQARQRLAHKRRRRLEAAEGAPRPGAIREGPSAGLGGFFRRTARSILDLPWQIVQISETSQPGLFRLWAVISSDLYCIKLNIPRVFYVNQRVAKTEAGPSYRKVNRVLPRSNTVYNLYEYLVPEDMYQEHINEINTELAAPDIEGVYETQVPLLFRALVQLGCVCVVNKQLVRHLSGWEAETFSLEHLEMRSLAQFSYLEPGSIRHIYLYHHAQGHKALFGVFVPSQRKASVFVLDTVRSNQMPNLSTLYSVEHSLLLEKVGPELLPPSKHTFEVRAETDLKVICRAIQRFLLAYKEERRGPTLIAVQSNWELKRLAGEVPVLEEFPLVPVRVADKISYGVLDWQRYGARRMIRHYLNLDTCLSQAFEMSRYFHVPVGNLPEDISTFGSDLFFARHLQRHNHLLWLSPTLRPDLGGKEADDNRLVMEFDDQAAMEINSSGCYSTVCVELDIQNLAVNTILQSHHVNDMEGADSVGVSFDVIQQASLEDMITGNQAASAPASYDETALCSSTFRILKSMVVGWVKEITQYRNIYADNQVMHFYRWLRSPSSLLHDPALHRTLHSMMKKLFLQLIAEFKRLGSSVVYANFNRIILCTKKRWVEDALAYVEYITNSIHSKEIFHSLTISFSRCWEFLLWMDPSNYGGIKGNVPSSIHCGQRDSPKEGRAEEEGEPEEEEEEQEQEEEGTQELDVEDLLENNWNILQFLPQAASCQSYFLMIVSAYIVAVYHSMKEELRRSTPGSTPVRRRGASQLSQEAQAGAGALPGMITFSQDYVANELTQNFFTITQKIKKKVTGSRNLTELSEMFPVLPGSHLRLNNPALEFIKYVCKVLSLDTNITNQVNKLNRDLLRLVDVGEFSEEAQFQDPCRSYVLPEVICRSCNFCRDLDLCKDPSFSQDGAVLPQWLCSNCQVPYDSSVIEMALVEALHKKLMAFTLQDLICLKCRGVKETNMAVYCSCAGGFSLTIHTKVFMEQIGIFRNIAQHYGMSYLMETLEWLLQQNPELGH, from the exons ggaCGATGGCCCCTCTTCCTCAGTCTCAGCACTCAAGCGCCTGGAGCGCAGTCAGTGGACGGATAAGATGGACATGCGGTTTGGTTTTGAGAGACTCAAAGAGCCTGGTGAGAAGACAGGCTGGCTGATCAACATGCACCCT ACTGAGATTTTAGATGAAGATAAGCGCTTAGTTAGCGCGGTGGATTACTACTTTATTCAAGATGATGGGAGCAGGTTTAAG GTGGCCTTGCCCTACAAGCCATATTTCTACGTTGCAACCAGAAGG GGTTGCGAGCGAGAAGTTTCATCTTTTCTCTCCAAGAAGTTTCAGGGTAAAATTGCGAAAGTAGAGACTGTCCCCAAAGAGGATCTGGACCTG CCAAATCACTTGGTGGGTTTGAAGCGAAATTACATTAAGCTGTCCTTCAACACTGTGGAGGACCTTGTCAAAGTGAGGAAGGAGATCTCCCCTGCTGTGAAGAAAAACCGGGAGCAGAGCCATGCCAGCGATGCATACACGGCTATGCTCTCCAG TGTTCTACAAGGGGGCAGCGTGATTACTGATGAAGAGGAAGCCTCTAAGAAGATTGCTGACCAGTCAGACAACATTGTAGACATGCGAGAGTACGACGTGCCCTACCACATCCGCCTCTCCATCGACCTGAAGATCCACGTG GCTCACTGGTACAATGTCAGATACCGAGGAAATGCCTTTCCTGTGGAAATTACCCGCCGAGATGACCTCGTTGAACGACCT GACCCTGTGGTTTTAGCATTTGACATTGAGACGACCAAATTGCCCCTCAAGTTTCCCGACGCTGAGACTGACCAGATTATGATGATTTCCTATATGATTGATGGTCAG GGCTACCTCATCACCAACAGGGAGATCGTCTCAGAAGACATAGAGGATTTCGAGTTCACCCCCAAGCCAGAATACGAAGGGCCCTTCTGTGTCTTCAATGAGCCTGATGAG GTTCATCTACTCCAGAGATGGTTCGAACATGTCCAGGAGACCAAACCCACCATCGTGGTCACCTATAATGGGGACTTCTTTGACTG GCCATTTGTGGAGGCCAGAGCAGCAGTCAACGGACTGAGCATGTACCAGGAGATAGGGTTCCAGAAGGACAGCCAGGGGGAGTACAAGGCACCCCAGTGCATCCACATGGACTGTCTCAG GTGGGTGAAAAGGGACAGTTACCTTCCTGTGGGCAGCCACAACCTCAAGGCAGCTGCCAAAGCAAAGCTGGGCTATGACCCTGTGGAACTGGACCCCGAAGACATGTGTAGGATGGCCACCGAGCAGCCCCAG ACGCTGGCCACTTACTCTGTGTCGGACGCGGTGGCCACGTACTACCTGTACATGAAGTACGTCCACCCCTTTATATTTGCCCTCTGCACCATCATCCCCATGGAGCCTGATGAG GTGTTGCGGAAGGGCTCTGGAACGCTGTGTGAGGCCCTGCTGATGGTGCAGGCCTTCCACGCCAACATCATCTTCCCCAACAAGCAGGAGCAGGAGTTCAACAAACTGACAGATGATGGCCACGTGCTGGATGCGGAGACCTACGTGGGGGGCCACGTGGAGGCCCTGGAGTCGGGCGTGTTCCGCAGTGACATCCCCTGCCGGTTCCGGATG AATCCTGCCGCGTTTGACTTCTTGCTGCAGCGGGTGGAGAAGACCATGCGTCATGCCattgaggaagaggagaaggtgcCCATGGAGCAGGTCACCAACTTCCAAGAG GTGTGTGACCAGATTAAGACCAAGCTCAGTTCCCTGAAAGATGTCCCTAACCGGATTGAGTGTCCTCTTATCTACCACCTGGACGTGGGGGCCATGTACCCCAACATCATCTTGACGAACCGCCTGCAG CCCTCTGCCATGGTGGACGAGGCTACCTGTGCTGCCTGTGACTTCAACAAGCCTGGAGCAAACTGCCAGAGGAAGATGGCCTGGCAGTGGAGGGGCGAGTTCA TGCCAGCCAGTCGCAGTGAGTATCATCGGATCCAGCACCAGCTGGAGTCAGAGAAGTTCCCTCCTTTGACCCCGGAGGGCCCCGCTCGGGCCTTTCACGAGCTGTCCCGTGAGGAGCAGGCCAAGTACGAGAAGAGGAGGCTGGCAG ATTACTGCCGGAAGGCGTACAAGAAGATCCATGTGACCAAGGTGGAGGAGCGTCTCACCACCATCTGCCAGCGGGAGAACTCTTTCTATGTGGACACAGTGCGCGCTTTCCGGGACAGGCGCTATGAGTTCAAAGGTCTCCACAAG GTGTGGAAAAAGAAGCTCTCCGCAGCCGTGGAGGCGGGGGACGCAGCTGAGGTGAAGCGCTGCAGGAACATGGAGGTCCTGTACGACTCCCTGCAGCTGGCacacaagtgcatcctcaactcCTTCTACGGCTACGTCATGCGCAAGGG GGCCCGCTGGTACTCCATGGAGATGGCCGGCATCGTCTGCTTCACGGGGGCCAACATTATCACGCAGGCACGGGAGTTGATTGAGCAGATTGG gAGGCCCTTAGAGCTGGACACAGATGGAATATGGTGCGTCCTGCCCAACAGCTTCCCCGAAAACTTTGTCATCAAGACAACCAGTGTGAAAAAGCCCAAGGTGACCATCTCCTACCCTGGGGCTATGTTAAACATCATGGTCAAG GAAGGCTTCACCAATGATCAGTACCAGGAGCTGGCTGAGCCCTCCTCACTCACCTATGTCACCCGCTCAGAGAACAGCATCTTTTTTGAGGTTGACGGACCCTACCTTGCCATGATCCTTCCAGCCTccaaggaagaaggcaagaagcTGAAGAAGAG GTACGCCGTGTTCAATGAGGATGGCTCCCTGGCTGAGCTCAAGGGCTTCGAAGTTAAACGCCGCGGGGAGCTGCAGCTGATTAAGATCTTCCAGTCCTCGGTGTTCGAGGCCTTCCTCAAGGGCAGCACCCTGGAAGAAGTGTACAGCTCTGTGGCCAAGGTGGCTGATTACTGGCTGGACGTGCTGTACAGCAAG GCAGCTAACATGCCTGATTCGGAGCTGTTTGAGCTGATCTCTGAGAACCGCTCCATGTCTCGGAAGCTGGAAGATTACGGGGAGCAGAAGTCCACGTCCATCAGCACAGCCAAGCGCCTGGCCGAGTTCCTGGGAGACCAGATGGTGAAGGATGCTGGGCTGAGCTGCCGCTACATCATCTCCCGGAAGCCTGAGGGGTCTCCAGTCACAGAGAG GGCTATTCCACTCGCCATTTTCCAGGCCGAGCCCACAGTGAGGAAGCACTTTCTCCGGAAATGGCTGAAGAGTTCTTCCCTTCAAGACTTTGATATTCGTACA ATTCTGGATTGGGACTACTACATTGAGCGGCTGGGAAGTGCCATACAGAAGATCATCACAATCCCCGCAGCCCTGCAGCAG GTGAAGAACCCAGTACCGCGCGTCAAACACCCCGACTGGCTGCACAAAAAACTGCTGGAGAAGAATGATGTCTGCAAGCAGAAGAAGATCAGTGAGCTTTTCGTCCTTGAGGGCAAGAGACAG GTGGGAGTGGCACAAGCCTCGGGTGGTGCCCAGAGCCTTGCTGCTCCTGACATGGAGGACTTTGGCCTCGTGAAGCCGCTCCCCTCAGCAGTCCCTGTTGCTACTAAGAGGAAGCGCATCCTCTGGGAGAGCCAGGAGGAGTCGCAGGACCTGGAACTGACGATGCCTTGGCAGGAGATCTTGGGGCAGCCTCCGGCGCTCGGGAGCACCCAG GAAGAGTGGCTGGTGTGGCTCCGGTTCCACAAGAAGAAGTGGCAGCTGCAGGCTCGACAGCGCCTGGCTCACAAGAGGAGGCGGAGGCTGGAGGCGGCAGAGGGCGCACCGAGGCCTGGGGCCATCCGTGAGGGGCCCTCCGCAGGGCTGGGGGGCTTCTTTCGAAGAACTGCTCGCAGCATTCTTGACCTTCCGTGGCAGATTGTGCAG ATCAGCGAGACCAGCCAGCCTGGCTTGTTCAGGCTGTGGGCTGTCATCAGCAGTGACCTGTATTGCATCAAACTGAACATCCCCCGGGTGTTCTACGTGAACCAGCGTGTGGCCAAAACGGAGGCAGGCCCTTCCTATCGAAAG GTGAATCGAGTTCTTCCTCGCTCCAACACGGTCTACAATCTCTATGAGTACTTGGTGCCAGAGGACATGTACCAGGAACACATCAATGAGATCAACACTGAGCTGGCAGCACCAGACATCGAGGGCGTGTATGAGACTCAG GTTCCGTTATTGTTCCGGGCCCTGGTGCagctgggctgtgtgtgtgtggtcaacAAGCAGCTGGTGAGGCACCTTTCAGGCTGGGAAGCGGAAACCTTCTCTCTTGAGCACCTGGAGATGCGCTCTCTGGCGCAGTTCAGCTACCTGGAGCCAG GGAGCATCCGCCACATCTACCTGTATCATCACGCACAGGGCCACAAAGCTCTCTTCGGCGTCTTCGTGCCCTCACAGCGCAAGGCATCTGTGTTTGTGTTGGACACT GTACGAAGCAACCAGATGCCCAATCTCAGCACCTTGTACTCAGTGGAGCACAGCCTCCTGCTGGAGAAAGTGGGCCCTGAGCTCCTGCCCCCATCCAAACACACTTTTGAAGTTCGGGCTGAAACCGACTTGAAGGTCATCTGCAGAGCCATCCAGCGCTTCCTGCTGGCCTACAAA gaggAGCGCCGAGGGCCGACACTCATCGCCGTTCAGTCCAACTGGGAGCTGAAGAGACTGGCTGGTGAGGTTCCCGTCCTGGAGGAGTTCCCACTAGTGCCTGTGCGTGTGGCTGATAAGATCAGCTACGGGGTCCTGGACTGGCAGCGCTACGGAGCCCGGCGCATGATCCGGCACTACCTCAACCTGGACACTTGCCTATCACAGGCCTTTGAGATGAGCAG GTACTTCCATGTCCCCGTTGGGAACCTGCCTGAGGACATCTCTACCTTTGGCTCCGACCTCTTCTTTGCCCGCCACCTCCAGCGCCACAACCACCTGCTCTGGCTGTCTCCTACCCTGCGCCCTGACttgggtgggaaggaggctgaTGACAACCGGCTTGTCATGGAGTTTGACGACCAGGCCGCGATGGAGATCAACAGTTCAGGCTGTTACTCCACAG TGTGCGTGGAGCTGGACATCCAGAACCTGGCCGTCAACACCATCCTGCAGTCGCACCACGTCAATGACATGGAGGGGGCCGACAGTGTGGGTGTCAGCTTCGATGTGATCCAGCAGGCCTCCCTGGAGGACATGATCACCGGCAACCAGGCCGCCAGCGCCCCCGCCAGCTACGACGAGACGGCCCTCTGCTCGAGCACTTTCAG GATCCTGAAGAGCATGGTGGTGGGCTGGGTAAAGGAGATCACACAGTACCGCAACATCTACGCCGACAACCAGGTGATGCACTTCTACCGCTGGCTCCGGTCCCCGTCCTCGCTGCTCCACGACCCTGCGCTGCACCGCACGCTGCACAGCATGATGAAGAAGCTCTTCCTGCA GCTCATTGCTGAGTTCAAGCGCCTGGGGTCATCGGTGGTCTATGCCAACTTCAACCGCATCATCCTCTGCACCAAGAAGCGGTGGGTGGAAGACGCCCTTGCCTACGTGGAGTATATCACCAACAG caTCCATTCTAAAGAGATCTTCCATTCTTTGACTATTTCTTTCTCTCGATGCTGGGAATTTCTTCTCTGGATGGACCCCTCTAACTATGGTGGAATCAAAGGGAATGTTCCATCTAGTATTCACTGTGGACAG CGGGACTCCCCCAAAGAGGGCAGAGccgaggaggagggggagcctgaagaggaggaggaggagcaggagcaggaggaggaaggcacACAGGAGCTGGATGTGGAGGACTTGCTGGAAAACAACTGGAACATCTTGCAGTTTCTGCCACAGGCAGCCTCCTGCCAGAGCTACTTCCTCATGATTGTTTCCG CCTACATCGTGGCCGTGTACCACAGCATGAAGGAGGAGCTGAGGCGCAGCACCCCAGGGAGTACCCCGGTGCGGAGGAGGGGGGCTAGCCAGCTCTCCCAGGAGGCCCAGGCGGGGGCCGGAGCCCTCCCCG GGATGATCACCTTCTCACAAGACTATGTGGCGAATGAACTCACTCAGAACTTCTTCACCATCACTCAGAAAATTAAGAAGAAAGTCACAGGCTCTCGGAACTTGACCGAGCTCTCAGAAATGTTTCCTGTCCTCCCCGGTTCTCACTTGCGGCTCAATAACCCTGCTCTGGAGTTCATCAAATACGTGTGCAAG